Genomic segment of Labilithrix sp.:
GCCGCCTCGCCGAGGCGCGGCAGATCGCGGTTCATGCGCTTCGACGACGCCTCGAGGAGGTGCTGCCCGATGACGCGCACGTCCTCCGGGCGCGCGCGGAGCGGGGGCACCTCGATCGGGCACACCGCGAGGCGGTAGTAGAGGTCGAGGCGGAAGAGCCCCTGATGCGCGTCGGCGAGGAGATCGCGGTTCGTCGCCGCGACGATGCGCACGTCGACGCGCTTCGGCTCGCTCGCCCCCACCGGCCAGAACTCGCTCGACTCGAGCGCGCGGAGGAGCAGCGCCTGGAGCGAGAGCGGCGCCTCGCCGATCTCGTCGAGGAACAACGTGCCGCCGTCGGCGAGCTCGAAGAGGCCGCGTCGCGCCGACTGCGCGCCGGTGAACGCGCCCTTCACGTGGCCGAAGAGCTCGCTCGTCATGAGCTCCGGCGGCAGCGCGGCGAGGTTCTGTGCCACGAACCTCGCGCGGCGGCGCGGGCTCCGCTCGTGCACCTCCGCCGCGATGAGCTCCTTGCCGGTGCCGGTCTCGCCGTGGAGCAGCACGCTCGCGTCGGTCCCCGCCACCGCGCCGATCTGCTCCACCACCTTCTTCATCGGCGCCGACGACGCGAGGAGGCGCGCCGGCTCGCGCGCCGGCTCCTCGATCCGGATCCGGCCGACCGAGCTCCGGAGCTCGCCCATCAAGCGCCGGTTCTCCTGCTCGAGGCGGCGGATCTTCGTCGCGCGCTCGATCGCGAGCGCGAGCTGCGCGCGGTCCCACGGCTTCGTGAGGTACGCGAAGAGCCTCCCCTTCGCGTC
This window contains:
- a CDS encoding sigma-54-dependent Fis family transcriptional regulator gives rise to the protein MGSGAPAAKPRVLYVDGAEDVREVFAAVFADDFECLLSADTRTAFEVLTARQDVDVVVSDAPPDAFDAFPDVQRILLVEHDAPADAKGRLFAYLTKPWDRAQLALAIERATKIRRLEQENRRLMGELRSSVGRIRIEEPAREPARLLASSAPMKKVVEQIGAVAGTDASVLLHGETGTGKELIAAEVHERSPRRRARFVAQNLAALPPELMTSELFGHVKGAFTGAQSARRGLFELADGGTLFLDEIGEAPLSLQALLLRALESSEFWPVGASEPKRVDVRIVAATNRDLLADAHQGLFRLDLYYRLAVCPIEVPPLRARPEDVRVIGQHLLEASSKRMNRDLPRLGEAAWRTLEAHPWPGNVRELGNVMERLVIYHAGRDVEPADLGLPQTLRPSLFPFAPRHTPISGFPAAEPSAPRSRPYLPVSDPVSSTIEAAPPSGPFYERHDSEPPMSRPRMEVDAIAPGPLSLEVPEGGTTFDDLEREILLQVLSRADHNKSRAARSLGMSESTFRSRMKRLGLKG